Below is a window of Deinococcus multiflagellatus DNA.
TGGGCTGCATGGAATCGCCGCGCACCCGCGCCAGCGTGAACCCGAAGGTGGTGAGCAGGTAGACAGGCAAAAGGCCCCCCAGCACCCATGCCCGCCAGCCAGAAGAGGAGGAACGGTCGGCCACGACCGCCCAGGGTAGCGCCTCTGGTGGGGGCCGGGCAGACAGGCGCAGTTGTCTAGCCACCGGGGCGAGCGAACGGACGGCCCAGCCCCAGCGCCTCCTGGCAGGTTCCCAACGTGGCAGCGGGCCTTGTGCTGCCTTGCCCGGACCTGCCAAGGCCGGCGCCTCAGGCCCGAACTGGCTTCATGGTCACTTCAGAGTGAACCGGCGACGTGACGGCGCCCCAGCTCAGCCGTTACCCTGTCGCGCATGACCGCTGACGCAGGTGGACTGAAAGTCGAGAAATACCATGAGGGCCACGGCGCCCCCGCCCAGACCGGCAAGATGGTGCGGGTGCACTACACCGGCACGCTGGAAAACGGCCAGAAGTTCGACAGCAGCCGCGACCGGGGCGAACCGATTGAGTTCCCGCTGGGCGTGGGCTACGTGATTCAGGGCTGGGACCAGGGCATTGCGCAGCTGCGCGTGGGCGACAAGGCCAAACTGACCATTCCTGCCCACCTGGGCTACGGCGCAGCGGGCGTACCCGGCGTGATTCCCGGCGGCGCCACGCTGATCTTTGACGTGGAACTGGTGGACGTGCGCTAAGCCCCAGTTCTCAACCGCGCCGGAAAGCCCAGCCGCTTTCCGGCGCTTTTCGTGTGTTGGCAGGCTGGTGGGATCAGCGGGCCCGATCAGCGGCACACCGGCAGCACGACAGGTCCGATGTTTTCCCAGCTGAAGCAAGCATGCCTGGGAATCTGAAGAGCGGGAGGCGGAAGCCCTCTGCTCTGATGACCATTGAGGGGCAGTGCATCACAGCAGGCCCCACGCCGCGATGGAAGGCACATGCAACCTGCACGGTCAGGCCACCAGCCTGCACCTCCCCTTGGCTTCACGACGATCAACGCCGCCCAATCTCTCCGCGTCCAGAGGAAAAAACCCGGCCCCGCCGACCAGCCCTCCTCCCGTTGGGCACGCTTCCAAACACGGCGCAAGGGCGGCCCTGGGCCTTCTCGCAGCCCCAGCACGCCACGCCCACGCTCCCCTCCTCTCCATACCCAGGGCTTGACGGTGAAAAACTTTTCAACATAAGATTCGTAAGTAACGAAACTCACTTCTTTGGGGGCCTCCTTGATCGAATCGCGCAGAAGCGAGATTCTCTCGCTTGTTCATCGCCACGGCGAATTGCCCGTTGCGGAACTTTCGAAACTGCTGGGCGTTTCGGAAGTCACGGTGCGCAGCGACCTGAAAGCCCTGGCCGAAGCGGGGCAGGTGCGCCGCACCCGGGGCAGCGTGCGCCCGCCACTGGAACTGCGCCGCGAGTCGCCACTCGAACAGACGCGGCACGAGCACAGCGCCGCCAAACGCCGCATCGGCCGCGCGGCGGCGGCCCTGGTGCGCGACGGTGAAACGGTCTTTCTGGATGTGGGCAGCACCACCACCGAGGTCGCCCGCGCCCTGTCGCCCACGCTGCAGGGGGTCACCGTGGTCACCAACGGCCTGAACATCGCCCTGGAACTGGAACGCCTCAGCGGCGTGCGGGTGATCGTCACGGGCGGCACGCTGCGCCCGCTGCAGCACTCGCTGGTCAGCCCCTACGCGCTGGACGTCCTGAAACACATTCACGCCGACCGCCTGTTTCTGGGCTGCAACGGCGTGCACCCCGAACACGGCGTCACCAACGCCAACCACGAGGAAGCCGAGGTCAAACGCCTGATGGTGGCCCAGGCCCGGGAGGTGGTGGTGGTGGCCGACCACAGCAAGCTGGGGCAGGTGAGCCGCGCGCACATTGCACCTATTGGCGGCGTCTCGGCGCTGATCACCAACCGCCGGGGCCCCGAACCCCCCCCGGGCCTGGGCGGCGCGGTGCGCGAGTTGCACCTCGTCTGAGCCCCCTGACCCAAGCCCCCCAAACCCCCGCACCCCTTCTCTTCCCACCCGGAGGACCTATGAACAAAGTGCTGATGACCGCCCTGACTGCCCTGCTGGCTGGCTCTGCCCTGGCCGCCGATCCAGCCTTTCCCAAGGCGCCCAGCGGCAAGGTGACGCTGGAAGTCTGGTCCTGGGTGCCCGGCCTGGACAAGACCGTGCAGGCCTTTGAAAAGGCGTACCCGAACATTGACGTGAAGGTGACCAACCTGGGCGGCGGCCCGCAGACCTACACCAAGCTGCTGACCACCCTGAAGGCCGGCACCGGCGCGCCGGACGTGGCGCAGATTGAGTACGGCTTTCTGCCCGCCTTCGTGGACACGGGCGGCCTGACCGACCTGAGCACCCTGGGCGCGAACAATTACAGGAAATACTTTGTGCCCTGGACCTGGGGACAGGTGAGCCCCGACGGCAAGGCGGTGTTCGCCATTCCGCAGGACACCGGCCCCTTTGCGATGGTCTACAACGACGCCGGGCTGAAAAAGTACGGCGT
It encodes the following:
- a CDS encoding FKBP-type peptidyl-prolyl cis-trans isomerase, which translates into the protein MTADAGGLKVEKYHEGHGAPAQTGKMVRVHYTGTLENGQKFDSSRDRGEPIEFPLGVGYVIQGWDQGIAQLRVGDKAKLTIPAHLGYGAAGVPGVIPGGATLIFDVELVDVR
- a CDS encoding DeoR/GlpR family DNA-binding transcription regulator: MIESRRSEILSLVHRHGELPVAELSKLLGVSEVTVRSDLKALAEAGQVRRTRGSVRPPLELRRESPLEQTRHEHSAAKRRIGRAAAALVRDGETVFLDVGSTTTEVARALSPTLQGVTVVTNGLNIALELERLSGVRVIVTGGTLRPLQHSLVSPYALDVLKHIHADRLFLGCNGVHPEHGVTNANHEEAEVKRLMVAQAREVVVVADHSKLGQVSRAHIAPIGGVSALITNRRGPEPPPGLGGAVRELHLV